The following DNA comes from Poecilia reticulata strain Guanapo linkage group LG5, Guppy_female_1.0+MT, whole genome shotgun sequence.
NNNNNNNNNNNNNNNNNNNNNNNNNNNNNNNNNNNNNNNNNNNNNNNNNNNNNNNNNNNNNNNNNNNNNNNNNNNNNNNNNNNNNNNNNNNNNNNNNNNNNNNNNNNNNNNNNNNNNNNNNNNNNNNNNNNNNNNNNNNNNNNNNNNNNNNNNNNNNNNNATTGGAAAGGAGGCAAAATTTCAGTTGATCAATTTCTGCTGTCTCTGAATGCACCATTAATAGCATCAATGATCAACAGTCCTGAAAGTTAacttttaaaagagaaataaaattcCTGAGCAATGGGTCAGCAGTCAGTGAAAGAGGAAGTAAGATGCAAGTCTGTTTTAATTGATCTTGCAACTTTAGTCAATTACTCCAAGACTCTTTGRCTTCATGTTTTAATAATGTTGGTCAGTTTCACACATAACTTTCATATTATTTTGTCCAAAAGTGTGATAATAACTTCAYGCTACACTTGCAATTGAAACAAAAGGCTAAGAAAGACGGTAAATGCTTGATTTTTGAGTCCTTAAAATGAGTTGAGAAAGAATCAACTTCAAAGAAAAGCTACACAACAGGTTTTTGTTCTGGAATCTTAATGGATTCCCATGGTTTAGTTGGATTCCAACTAAACCATGCCACAGATATTTCATTAAGGTCAAGGGAATTTCTATCATCCAGTGAAAAATTAGTATCATATTTCTTCTTTCATGTAATTGTTATATATGTGCTTCAGAACAGGCAGGGGGAAATTAAGGATACTGCTGATGATGCTGCCCAGGGTCCAGACCAGGATGGTGAGGCGAACCACAAACGTGGTCTTGCTGTGGATGTGAGGCTGCATGTAATGCGACAGCAGCGTCTGAACCAGGATGTAGAGCGCTCCGACACCGAATGTCAACACCGCCCCCACCATGTGCATGGAGAAAAGGGTGGTCTTCTGCTCAGAGAGGCGTGCATAAATCTTTARCTGACCCATTCAACATTTCTAATATTCAAAGAGCTCAAACTGATCTTAGGACAGCAAMTCTCACCTGGAAGTTGGCCACCACACACATCCCGAAGGAGCTCATCCAGCCGAGGACTAGCCCAAAGCAGTTCAGTCTTTGGAGTTTGACCTCGTCATCGAGAAGAGCCTCCACCTGCTTGTAACGCACATACACCGTGGCAATGCCTACAAACAGCATTCACACAGAGCGGgagtaatgttaaaaaaaaacgtctAGGTCCCTCTTACAATAAAGAATGAGAGTTCAGATCCACATAGTTTTACctaaaaaagctgaaacatcCATCATGATCCCGAACACACACCTCTCCGGTGCCAATGTTCCTGTGTCACtgcaagaaagaagaaaaaaaacattattttaaataattttgacttttttgttttctgtcatatGACTCAACATATTGGGTNNNNNNNNNNNNNNNNNNNNNNNNNNNNNNNNNNNNNNNNNNNNNNNNNNNNNNNNNNNNNNNNNNNNNNNNNNNNNNNNNNNNNNNNNNNNNNNNNNNNNNNNNNNNNNNNNNNNNNNNNNNNNNNNNNNNNNNNNNNNNNNNNNNNNNNNNNNNNNNNNNNNNNNNNNNNNNNNNNNNNNNNNNNNNNNNNNNNNNNNNNNNNNNNNNNNNNNNNNNNNNNNNNNNNNNNNNNNNNNNNNNNNNNNNNNNNNNNNNNNNNNNNNNNNNNNNNNNNNNNNNNNNNNNNNNNNNNNNNNNNNNNNNNNNNNNNNNNNNNNNNNNNNNNNNNNNNNNNNNNNNNNNNNNNNNNNNNNNNNNNNNNNNNNNNNNNNNNNNNNNNNNNNNNNNNNNNNNNNNNNNNNNNNNNNNNNNNNNNNNNNNNNNNNNNNNNNNNNNNNNNNNNNNNNNNNNNNNNNNNNNNNNNNNNNNNNNNNNNNNNNNNNNNNNNNNNNNNNNNNNNNNNNNNNNNNNNNNNNNNNNNNNNNNNNNNNNNNNNNNNNNNNNNNNNNNNNNNNNNNNNNNNNNNNNNNNNNNNNNNNNNNNNNNNNNNNNNNNNNNNNNNNNNNNNNNNNNNNNNNNNNNNNNNNNNNNNNNNNNNNNNNNNNNNNNNNNNNNNNNNNNNNNNNNNNNNNNNNNNNNNNNNNNNNNNNNNNNNNNNNNNNNNNNNNNNNNNNNNNNNNNNNNNNNNNNNNNNNNNNNNNNNNNNNNNNNNNNNNNNNNNNNNNNNNNNNNNNNNNNNNNNNNNNNNNNNNNNNNNNNNNNNNNNNNNNNNNNNNNNNNNNNNNNNNNNNNNNNNNNNNNNNNNNNNNNNNNNNNNNNNNNNNNNNNNNNNNNNNNNNNNNNNNNNNNNNNNNNNNNNNNNNNNNNNNNNNNNNNNNNNNNNNNNNNNNNNNNNNNNNNNNNNNNNNNNNNNNNNNNNNNNNNNNNNNNNNNNNNNNNNNNNNNNNNNNNNNNNNNNNNNNNNNNNNNNNNNNNNNNNNNNNNNNNNNNNNNNNNNNNNNNNNNNNNNNNNNNNNNNNNNNNNNNNNNNNNNNNNNNNNNNNNNNNNNNNNNNNNNNNNNNNNNNNNNNNNNNNNNNNNNNNNNNNNNNNNNNNNNNNNNNNNNNNNNNNNNNNNNNNNNNNNNNNNNNNNNNNNNNNNNNNNNNNNNNNNNNNNNNNNNNNNNNNNNNNNNNNNNNNNNNNNNNNNNNNNNNNNNNNNNNNNNNNNNNNNNNNNNNNNNNNNNNNNNNNNNNNNNNNNNNNNNNNNNNNNNNNNNNNNNNNNNNNNNNNNNNNNNNNNNNNNNNNNNNNNNNNNNNNNNNNNNNNNNNNNNNNNNNNNNNNNNNNNNNNNNNNNNNNNNNNNNNNNNNNNNNNNNNNNNNNNNNNNNNNNAAAAAGAGGCTATAAACGCATTGCAAATAAAGGCAGCTTAATAGATTTACAAAACATACTCTGAAGAAAATCGAGAGAAAGCACATTAAACCAACGTATCACTAACTAACAAACTAGCACAAAAATGCGGACGTTTTTAAACTATTCGATTACTTCCTTAGGCGAAATAAGATTagttttgtggttttcatttaattCTAACAAACGATACACACTATATTACAAAATTTACTGTGTATCATGTTACTATTTTAAGTTAActacatattatatatatattttcttgtaaGTCAACATTCTTAAATGTCACATAATTGTAGAGAAAAGTTCCTGTATTCGGTACCACCtctataaaaataatgaaactcaCGTTATTCCAGTCTTCCAGCAAACATAACCTTCCTGCGTTGCAACAGCAAAATGGAAAAGACtatattgaaaacaaaattggGGTTCAGACTTTCTTTATCTAATAATTATAGTGCTTCAAACGTAAAGCATCTGTTTAAGCTTTGAAAATACCTCACGCAACGTCGGCCGCCTGCTTCCTCCTTTGGTGAGCTACGCATGCGCACATAAATATTCAAGTGgaattttgttttgtcctgtGTGCTGCCTGGCAGGCAGTGCTGAGCTTATTTAAAAGCTGTCTTAAAAGTTTATTAACAAATAGATTcgcaattaattaattagctcagaaaaatgtaaaattacattccatgaattttatatatatatataaataaatctccTGAAGTCAGTAATCATTCCCACAATAGCAACGTTTCACAATtgtctaaattaataaaactacatactagaatttaaaatacatttcaatcaGTGTGCAACtaatttatatacatatatatatatacacacacacacacacacgcacacacacgcacacacatacatacattaGAGCCCATCTCAAATTTTAGTACCACTGGGGCGTTAGTTTTAGTAATTTTCAATAAgaaaaatttgtgttttataaatttgttGCACActtattgacatttattttaaattctagcATGTAGTTTTATCAATTTAGACAATTGTGAAACGTTGCTATTGTGGGAATGATTGCCGACTTCAGGAGTTGTGAAGAAGACAGGGACTGATATCAAAAACTAAGTTGTGTAAACCATAAAATGACAttccaaatgaaaatgactGTTCACAGAGCACTAGCATTTTAAAGGAatgttaagtggaagaaaaaaaaatgcactatGTAGCAGAGATAACCACAGCCTTGAAAAAATTTATGAACCAAAGGCAATTTAAGAATTTGGAGTTAATAATTTGTTAACTGTGGTTAATAATTTACACAAACACTGTAAATACGTGTTCATATTGTCCCTTCTAAGTATTTACTTTCTCTTAGTTTTCAAACTAATATTAAATAACCCACCTAAGGAAAGTTTGTTTAAACAGACATCTCCCAATTATGCACAATTTTCCCTGTAAAACAGCAAGGTGCAACAGCAAGCTCTCCAGTTTAACTAGACATTTACTTATAACACTTTGGCTTTTCTTCCCTACTACTTTCCTctaattttgaaagaaaaagaaacccactgctttcattttttcaaaatgaaaaagaaattaatcttTGTGTTGCCAAAAATCATTAAATAGTTGAAGCAGAATGGAACTTTGATTGAGCCACAATCACCACCTCTGGTCAGTCAAAAAGGAACttttaaaactacaagaaaGAACTGTCATTCTaagttttcatctttcttttataaataagaCTATTTTTATGGCAAAGAGGAAAACTTTCTCCATGAAACTCCAtggcaataaaaagaaaaagacctaGCAATGCATATATTTCCAGTGAGACACAATCAGAACTATGTTTTTTAGGTGGGAATATGaaatttatttgcattgttAGATGAAGCAGAGATTGTCAGGTGATCCAACACACTGTGGCGCACACTGGTGAAATACCTGAGCTTGGCATTCTGGCCAACAGAAGACAAACTTTTCCACAAGCCTCCAAGAGCACGYGCACAGTGACAACGTGCTCATCGAGAAAGGCTTCAATTTGTACAAAGTAATAGAAAACAAATGAGTTCattaaggcattttttttttttacttcacagaTGAGAGTGGACCTGATGCCAGGAACTATAAGCACACAAGCTGCAGCGATGGTGGTGTACCTCACAGAGTCATTATGAAAAGTTGTTCAGCTGAGTTTTCAGGTAGAAGTCATACAAAGCCTCTCCAGATACAAACTGTACAGTGGAATACTACAACATGCAGACTGAGGAACCAGTTCATTCCTTATTTTGTCCTAGAACACTGAGAACCAGAAATAAAGATAGGAAAATGATATTCTATGACTTTTCTTAAATGTACCTTGTAGTTCATACCAAATCTGCAAAGTGGAGCCGTCCGCCATGTTCTTTTGATGACCTAGATCACCCAAATCCCTCtagattgtttttaattttattataaagctCAAGTCTTTTAGGCATCCTATTCAGCAAATTTTGAAATGCAACTTAGTTCAGTTTGAAGACAAAGAAAGCTTTGGGAATTGTAATTGGTAAATGTTCAGTaagcggttttttttttttacctgatttacaatggggagggggggggaggtgGGAAGGGTTGGGAACCATAATCCTAAAATATTGGATTTTGTCAGTCATTTTTCtaccaattttaatttttgcattATTCTTCAAGTGTTGGAAAGAAATCTAACAATTTTTCTATTcaatcttttattaaaaacagttaCTCGAAAATACTTTTCTACAAAATTCCAATTAAAttccaacattttaatttcaaactggattgttttaaaatgtgtcaaaaaaaatcagagatttGGCATATATGACATGCttgtgtaaaacaaaagacTGGTAGAAgcaagattattattatttttttatgtatagtGTCAAAACCCATTAAACATTCTTctgaattaaagtttttattttcagataatcatttttcaaataaatgtattaaaagaaaaaaaaaactgatctggGTGAGCTGGTCTTTCAACACTTATTGTAAAGATATATTCAGATAGCTGGATGATTAAACACCACAACCATCCTGAAATCGGTTAATGTTAACTGAAATactgcacattttttgagacTCAAAACTTGGCATTACCGATGGTAAAGAAAACTGTAGAGTCCTAGAAACAGACTccgaaaaagaaacaaacattaacagGCACAAAATGCATAAGCAGGAAATTATAACCCGGTCTGCATGAATCCTGACCATCAATGGAAAccctctccagcagcagcagcagcaatctTAAACACGGCGTCAGTCTGAGGTGagcgagcagcagcagccgcacaCAGAATAGACGGGGTTTTAATAAACTTGATCATCACaaaaaataggaagaaaaacCCATGAGCTTGTTTTTACACCTCATCTCCTGCACATTCATTCACGTGTGCACCTGTTCTGTTACAGCAGATATGCATTTGGGGGAAAACAGTGAGATCAATATTGGACACAGCTCACAGGGAGGATTCTGTCAGGCAGCTGCACTGTGTTCATTCGTCAGTCTGGTGAGAGTCTGGGGATTCCTTATCCAcaatcaaatgaaaagaaatgaagaaaaaaaaataagaaagaaaaaatgcaaaaacccATCAGATGATCTGATAAggaatttcaaataaaagtcacaatttGGTGTCATTAAGTTTGCATCATTTTGCTGTCATTTGTTCTGATGTTACTATGAATTAACAGCCTTGGTTATTTTAATCCCAATTTACATCTGAATCTAAGCAAAAAtggtaaggaaaaaaaagggggtaaAATAGAAGGACAAGCAGCTTAGAAAATtaggaacattttaatcaaaataatgtACCACACACCGTTACATACCAAGTtggtgcaaacatcttagtaaaAGTAGGCAATAAAAGTGAGACGTGCAGGTATGATTTGGTCTTTTCATGGGATTTCTGTTTGGGCGGGGTTGATTCGACAGCCGGTGAACCGTAACAGGACTGAAACAcaagttttcattttagttatcaaaactaaaatgaaaacagcatcACACAGTATCCTATTGCATGAACTTAGTATCATGAATTTACTGTTGGGATCAAAGGCCACCATTAGTCTATCAGGCCTCTCACGTACACCTGCAAAACTATAAATGCCATTACAGAGTCCTCTAACTCAATATAGTTCTCCTTTCtcacttgtaaaaatgtttctttttgtaaccaaaaaacaaaacaaagaaaaccttCTCAATGACTAACTTTAAAGTGTACAAAACCCAGTAATGCAGAAATTAAACCGAAATATCAACAGATTAAACCGAGAATGGACTggcagtgaatatttttgaagtacaaaaaaaaaaaaaaaaagaatgttgatatgttacataataaaataaagttgctgCTGTTTCctccaaaaacatattttgctgaTGCAAAATAGCAGCACAGCTTTGATTCATGTGCAGAAGAtgaagttgctttaaaaatccaatacatgaaatgtatatatatatatatatatatatatatatatatgtgtgtgtgtgtgtgtgtgtgtgtgtgttgtagcAGGACTTTTAACTTAAGAGAAGCACACTATTACAGTTTCCTATTTACAATAGCAAAAGTTAAAGTTAggcaaatattacaaaaatccTTATCATGAAAAGCAAAAACCTTGATTCGTTCCTTGTACATTTTCTTGCACTTATACAGTTAAAACACATGTAAGTTTCTCTCCTTGGACGCACCGAGTAGCACCTGTACTCCTCTGAAACATTTGCTCATTGTAACCATGAATTTGTCAGAAATTAAATTCTgtattggtggaaaaaaaatagaaaagaaaaaatgacagTAATATTCCAGTATCCTATTGTATAATATTTGTCCTCACATTCAGTTGGCAGAAGCACATACTTTACACCACATCGACTCCTGCCTCTTTAGGAGTAAAACTGAGGGAAGAGAAGATGAGTGCAACTAACTGGAAGGGACAGAGTCAGTAACGGCTGGCATCCCCTCTGTGATTAGCTGGACTGGGGACTAAGCAAAGGCttgattttgaaaacaaaaatgtgaaggtGGCAGGCAATCTGGTTGCAAACACTGACACAGTAGCGCACCAGATCAAACAGGGAAATGATCTGCAAAAGACAAGAGAAAGGTCACCATTTTAAGACTGAAAAAGCAAAGTTACAGACACAGGTAAGGCACAATATAATCAGAAAACTGAAGAGGAAACTTCAACCACTTCAGATattaaaacatgattattaAACTGTTTGCAACGTTTTCTTCATGCAATGTTGACCTAAGATGCATATGTGGGGGAAAAGAAatcttaggaaaaaaaaaaaaaaaaaaaaaaagtacacccCTGCTGGCTGAAAAGGATTTCAAACACAATCAGGACTCATTGAggaattttaacttttaaggAATCTACAAACATCACAATTAAACAACcgtacaaaacatgttttaacttgGTGGTTCCCAAAGATTTTCTTCTGCCCTCTCTATGGGTTACAATacaatcccccccaaaaaagaaaaaagaaaaataaaaaaaatcaactgggcacacacatcgttcaaccagacatAAACTTatacacatattttgttttcaaactctaCAAACTATCTTTACAGTGAAACACTTTTGTGTAGCTGTTTTTTATTAGTTCTATACTGTAGAAGAGTTTTCTTTGCTGTCAGTGttatttcaaacacatttctttttttattatttgtaacaATATTCAACTTTGCTATCATCACTACATTTCAAAAAAGCCTCTGTACAAAATGGGGTTAAAGCATGAACGGCTTAccgagtttgtttttttcccccattcatctcacccccctgcaatggcattGCACCCCCACTAGGGGGAGCGCCCCACACTTTGGGAACCAGTTAtaacttaaaacattaatgtttatcaGTAATGTCATCAGCTGCATCTGAGCTTTTACATATAGGACTGTCCAAAATACACCAGTCGGCATCAAGCATGTACTTACCAGTGCAATCCAGAGTACCAGGTACTCATCAATAAAACTATTGAAATACTGATTGAGAAACAGTAATCCTGGCCCCAAGAAGGCTAAATCATGGAGATGCATCTCACTTTTTGTCATATGTGCTACCTGTGAAGAGACAAATATGCAGATCACATCAAAAATCAAATAGAAGATTCTGCAATctctaaaaacacaacaaaatttcTAGGAAGGAACATCAGCACTGGCCACAGGAAGTCTCATGAGTGAGAACAGCTTTGTTTATCCCCGTTGGATATGAGAACTGAATGTAAATAATTAGacttaattatttatatttagcaatttgtacattttctttctaacaACTAAAAATTTGAGCTCAAgtacaaataaattatatctACTCAAAGTTTATGCTGCTAACAAAGTTTAATCGACAGATAATTTGACCAAAATCCACTCTGGTGTATAGAAATTacaaacttaaataattttatttttaatagtgcaaactcaaagtttttcatcttttacatGAGTCTAATATGACAACGGGGTTGTGCACAAAAATGAGTTAAACACCATGAGGTGGAAGTCTAGGATCATGCTTAaatcaaaatgtcatttatcaAATCTGTTcaaaaaagagatttttgtaTGTTGGTTGAACCTTCCTCTActcaaaaagttttaaaagttaaaaactcaGATAAAGGTCAGACTGAACAATTTGTAATATGACTAGCGCGGTGCATTAATTATGATTCCTGCGTTTATCCCATTTAGTTTTGRAAATTATAACCATTGCTTTGAATAAATATGTCTGGTGTACTAAAAATGTCAGATGTTTAATGACATACCAAAATGCCAGATGTGACAGATTTCCATTACTACTGAAGAAAAGACTTACAActaatttatttgtgattttggCCGATACGAAGCCAAACGCCAGGATATAAAGACATGGATGTTTCTCGAAGAGCTGGACAGCAGACTTTTTGTATATCATCATCGCCAAAATTATAACTGAACCAATATGTAGGACAGGAGAGAGGACACTGGTTCCCTGGGGACAAAGGACAACAAAATCAGTGTCAGTACATTTATACAGAAGAGCCCTAAAAACCAGTTCCTAAAATCTTATGTTTCAAACAGTCTTTCAttttacaaagataaaaaattgGCCCTGTAGTTGGTAACAACATGTGCCCTGAATGACTCAATCACAAATAAACAGAGCAAGAAACaagttattttatgaaataaagcaTCACCTGTCATTTTTATACAGACAACTGCAAAGTTCATTTCCCTGTGAattgttttgcttcctgctctgctcaTTGTCTTCTTAAGTACCTGGCTTAAATCAGGAGATGGGTGGAACTAAATCTTCTGAATTTTAATAAGAACAAGACAAAAGTCCTGCTGTTCGGGCCAACTGGCACCgatagaaaacaagaaaaccagTAGTAGAAATCTGGGTGTGAGAATTGACACTCCCTTATGATTGATAGTTAAGTAAACACTGGTAAAATCCTTCCTTTTCCAGTTGAGtcatttatcataaataaaGCAGTCACTTTGAAACTATAATCCATTCTTTTATAATCTTGGCTCCttgctctttgtttctttttggaattagtcatacatttttttttcctcatgatACAAAAAGCCATTTCTTGATTAGCCTGCACAAGGGAAAAGAAGACATTTGGGAATACTAGCATCTATTTATTGGCTTCAAATTACTTCCAAAATTTGTATGTTTAAGCCACATGCGCCGTTTCACCGTCATATGGACGATATGGACGAATTTTCGTGAAATTATTGATCACGTATCTattgtagggctgaaacgattcctcgagtgattcgagtacctcaattattaaaattcctcgaggaaaattgacctgcctcgaagctttgTTAATTTATgctttatcatttagcgcaccgtgtttcagccggaacattatttgcgttgagcggagctctgacttccgcctctgagttgttgacggaagctacgtgttagcggcataacgtccaatcttcaggttcggcccgcggggattttactaattggtgataattccgggttttcatcgtttttgtgggaccaataaacatccttaaaatgaccggcgcgatgccgggagttcggcagcctttctgctccggagctgctggttgaacggcgggaagaagctgaggaggatttatacaggtgagcggagagaccgTTTgttcatcccggtctgaacaaacgggaggcggaacatggctggtagatgagtttctgaacggaggagccgtaaatatcccgtatccGTATtgctacaaaaaagtaactggtagggaagctcaaatgtggaaMaaatagactgatgttgatatccgatagtaacactggtgttatggaagatttaccaatattttatttcataattgtttttatcagattacttgattaatcgtaagaaaaatctatagattactcgattactaaaataatcgtttacaacagccctaatcTATTGCGatacatatatttattgatttattattcagCCCTACTATGTCAGCGCAGTAAATTAGTGAACCAAGAGATAatggagttttgttttattgttttacccTTCAGTCTTTGTACCATCTGTAAAGCTTTTGTTCAgctctatttttttctcaagtatGGCTTTACTGTGGAGCCTTTTTGGCGAGTGTCATTTATCTGAAAGCAGTCAAACAATTATAAATCATAACATTCagattacaaaatataaaaagcgGTTTCACAGAGACATACTGTCAGCAGACTATTGGTCTGTTCATGGGGTTTACAGCGCAGCTGATACAGACTGTATGCATTTGCATAGAGAGCAGGTGAGATCTGATTACAAAGGGTCACCCAGGAAAAAACCTTATGAGGTAAACTCTTTATAATAATACACTAACTAATCCCGCAGCTCCACAAACAGCAACATCAATGACACTTTCGTACCAAAATCTTTTGATACTTACAGCTATTGTGGATCCATTTTTACCAACACCTCCAGTAAATATAACTCTGAAGTAATTTGTGCAAGAGAAGATGGCTCCTAATAAAGTGCATATGGCCGGAATCATTTTCATCTGGATATTTAGGACGGGAATCTGGGAATCAAAAGATTCACACAGCAAACTTAGAAACTTACAGTTGGTCAAACGAAGAGATTAAAACATACGCTGCTCCGGTTTTTAAAGTTGTTCTGTACGTCATAAGCACGTTCAGAGTAGCATCCACAATGAAGACGTCATGAgtaatgttagagaataataaaagCGCTATcggaattgttttttttttttttttactagaatAAAACAGTCAACACAACAATGTTAGAGCAGCATTACATGTtgatgaaattataaaaattaccACAATAGAATTATAGAATCATATCCAATATGTCAATTTATTGGAATTAGAACCATTCAAAATTACCAGTGACTGCCAAAAAGCAGATCCTCCCACGGCGGCCAGCAAATACATGATTATAATGAAGATTTGCACCTCAGTCACATCAATGCTGAGTGGGAGGAAAAAGCAGAGGATTTACAGTGAAGTTTAGTAAAAGTCTACCGGCACATCAAATTCCTACAGCCTTCCTCCACAAGACATTACCAGACATGGAGCCAGTAGTTTGGGTCTACATGTTGAACTTTAAGTTTTTGTACAGGtagaaaataattgaaacaGATTATGAATCATTGTTCTCAATGTGACTCCATGCAGGACAGCAGCCATTGTGGAGGCAGTGCAGTAGTAAGCCATGCAGGCAGCAGCCAGGAAGTTTACCATCACGTTCCACAGGGACGGACCAACAGTGGCTGTGAACATCTGTAATCCTGCTAGACAGAGCTGCAACTCTGTTATGTCAAATCTACACACAGGACACATTACATTTACTCCACCTCGACTGCACACGTTGCTGCTATAGGCTGATGAAAGGACTAATATCAAAGTATTACTGCTGGATCCACTTTTAGATGACTTCTTCAGAGCCTTGGAGTAAGTCCAAGATTACAAGATGCCAAGAACCTGATCCTGGGTTTTTCCAACCAcgtttttattcaacaaaaggTCTCTTTTTAGTAATGGTCTTTTAAGACCAAGTATGACATACCAAACactacacaaaaacaaaatctaaaagtgCATAATATCTTCACctttaataagacaaaactaacatacgagtaacttttcatcaagatataggagcttgttttaagctcaaactaaagcaaaaatacttggtaagattttgtgttctTGCAGTGAAATTATGCAGATTAGCTTTTGGCAAATTTTCAATCACATAATCAGCCTCTAGGTTCTCAAGAAAAGCTATAAATGAGCAGAACCCAAAATAAAGTTCCAGAAAAAAagggtatgtttttttttggaatcaattttcatttacaaaaaaaatttaatttatagctTCAGCCTTTAGAAGAAGCACAAGTGgcattttttccattgaatttAGCACGTCTTTAGCTTCACCAATTGTATACAGTAATGTTAAAATTTCCCATAGACAGCAAAACTTATATTGCCTTGGCAACCAACTCAGGACTGACCCATTATGCCATTTCATCCAACTAGAAAGTCAGTGTACTATAATACTGATACTCAAGCTaatctctctatatatatattaccatatttagtaaaacataaaatggcacaatgcacttttaatttttatatttgtgacaaaaataaaccatttttaaataatataatttctGACAATAATGTATGAAAAAAGGGGATTTGTTTGGTCTGTTTTGTTCATTCTAAAGCACATGAAATATAcaagactttttaaaagctaaaaaacaaG
Coding sequences within:
- the dram2b gene encoding DNA damage-regulated autophagy modulator protein 2b gives rise to the protein SDTGTLAPERCVFGIMMDVSAFLGIATVYVRYKQVEALLDDEVKLQRLNCFGLVLGWMSSFGMCVVANFQKTTLFSMHMVGAVLTFGVGALYILVQTLLSHYMQPHIHSKTTFVVRLTILVWTLGSIISSILNFPLPVLKHIYNNYMKEEIFCCIMFVVVFQGYVPHMVSTVSEWFLAFSFISFFLTYIRDFQKINLRAVAVLQSSHLYDRNVPPSRQNRPSETSPLLAGTT